aactctttccacattgaaggcatgtgtaaggcttctctccagtgtgaacgcTCATGTGAATTTGAAGAGTTCCATGTCGAGCAAAACTCTCTCCACACTCTTGGCAtgtgtaaggcttttctccagtgtgaattcttgtGTGCCTGTTCAAGCttcctttttgagtgaaacttattccacactgttggcaagtGAAAtggctctctccagtgtgaacatTCATGTGCCGGTTAAGGCCTGTtttttgagtgaaactctttccacactgttggcaagCGAAAGCTCTCTCTCCAATGTGAACTTTCATGTGCCTGTTAAGGCTTGATTTTCGAcggaaactctttccacaccgTTGGCAAGTTATAaagctctctccagtgtgaattctcatgtgcatTTTAAGGCTTGATTTATgcctgaaactctttccacactgttggcacgTGAAAGGGCTCTCTCCaatgtgaactctcatgtgccTCTTAAGGCTTGATTTATGACTGACACACTTTCCACACTGTTTGCAAGTGAACAggttctctccagtgtgaactttCATGTGGTAATTAAGGTGTCCTTTTCTGATGAAACTtcttccacactgttggcaggtgtaaggcttatcattagtgtgaattctcatgtgcacTATAAGGTTTCCATGATtattaaaactctttccacactgagggcatgcGTAAgccttctctccagtgtgatcTCTCATGTGCCTGTTAAGACTTCTTTTATGAGTGAAACTGTTTCCACATTGTTGGCATGTGAAGGGACTCTTTCCAGTGTTAACCCTCTTATGAACTTTAAGGCTTCCATCTtgattgaaactctttccacactgaggggaTCTGttaggcttctctccagtgtgaattctcatgtggactttaaggtttccTTGTTGGTTGAAACATTTTCCACAGTGAATGCAAGTGAAATAACTTCTAGTTCCTGACTTTTGAGCTTTTTTTCGTGTGGAAGTCTTTTCAGTCTGTGAgcatttaaaagatttttctcCAGGTATTAAATCATGAAGATTCTCATATTGATCTTTCTCTGTATTGAGTAATTCCCTCTCCTCTTTCAGCACCATTAGATCTAagatgaaaaacaacaacaaaaaaaattaaacccaGATTAATCAAAAAAGGTAGCCAACAACATATATGCTAGATCCTATATTAGGGATGTCCAAACCGTCTCCTGGTCTATGTCCTACGTTCCCCAATACACCTGCCGGAAGGTTCTGAAGTTtcctaaagacatttattagcttgttcaggtgtgtttaattgaggatggagctaaactttgcaagATGATGGCCTTCCAGAAGCAGGATTTCACATCTCTGTCCTATACCTACTATGCTACTAAAAGAGgtgttaaatgtaatctaagAATGTCTTTACtaggggttctcaactctggcccgcAAGATCAACTTTTCTGCAGAGTTTgcctccaaccctaatcaaacacatgaACAAGCTAGTCAAGGTCTTTAGGAGTACTAGAAAAATACAGGCAGGTGTAGTTTGATCAATGTTGGCGCTAATCTCTGCAGGAAAGGAGACCTTGatggccagagttgagaaccactgttctTCACAATACTGCTAACTCTGAACTTTTTATTGGACATGTCCCAAAAACCTTCAAGCTGGCAGTTAAACCCATTATTAAAAAAGCAGTTTGACCCAGGAGATATAGTTAATTATAGACTGatctaaaaatacaatttattgtgtcTCCTGGGGGATAAAACACAACAGAtttagaggaaaaaagaaaatgggaCAAACTTCCCCTTCCCCCAGGAAAATCACATGGATTTTTCTGTgatgatttattaatataaaattagcAATATTTTTGTCAGCAAGGAAGCAGTAGatgtttgttttaaagggttagtttaaccaaaaataaattctcaccctcatgttgttccacacccattaGACTTCTCTTATTTTCTTTGGTGTCATTGTTGtatgctgtttatgttcagcacttccaggttctatgtcagaatgccggctcagtattggccgagttgtgtgtgtgtgatgctgactgTAGCGTCTGCACATGATCAGACTAGCAAGTCAACTATAAACTTTGTTAAAGTTTTACCTTCTTGAACTTTTGTTTGTAAATCTCACATTGGCTCCGGCCTGGCTGACATTAACAGCTCACGTGACACATTTTATGGCCGTGGCGATGGACCCACGAATCTCTCCCTTGTGACAAATGATTGCGATCAACTCAGATCGAATTACAGCAAGCCACGCGGCCACATTCCAGACGTCATCAAACTCCAATACACGTACGTGCACACACAGAGGAACATACCAGGACTCTCTTTAAGTCACAttcaaaatatgattaaaatgtaaTCCTGTAAGCCTGCATTTCAGTTTTaatcatgtatttaatattaagttGTGACTATAGATGTGTGAATTGTACCCCAAACCTTTATATGCGAGTGTAAGACTGTATCTATGTCTTTATGTCTTTTTAACCCGGCCATGTTTAGGCTTGAATGAACCCTCTCAGGATGCTTTAATTAATTATGTATGTTCTGTTAGGATACCATGGATTAGTCTATTTCTAAGGTCTTTTGGAGTAAAAGTTATCAATTCTGAAACCatcataaattatgcaaattgaGCCGCAAGGCAAGACAAAGAGAACTTTTCCCTCCTCAAAATCCATGCTGGACATTGGCTGTTCACCCAAGGAGGCGGTTTGGCTTGTTTGTCCTTAAAAGACAACCACAcgcacgtctctcccggacatctcggcgaccgcgctccTCTCCTTTTTTGGAACGACCACCTTCGACAAAGCAAACTTTCAAGTTCTCAGTTCAAACTTACCTGAATCTTCACCTGTATCTTTTTAAAACTCATGCAAGTAGCCTACCGCTTCTATCTATCTTAGATGCGCTAAGTTAAATGACCTAACCA
The Ctenopharyngodon idella isolate HZGC_01 chromosome 4, HZGC01, whole genome shotgun sequence genome window above contains:
- the LOC127510635 gene encoding gastrula zinc finger protein XlCGF57.1-like; its protein translation is MAFIKEESEDMKVDEVFSLKQEETDEQSKMAFIKEESEGIRIEEVFSLKQEDPEEQTDLMVLKEERELLNTEKDQYENLHDLIPGEKSFKCSQTEKTSTRKKAQKSGTRSYFTCIHCGKCFNQQGNLKVHMRIHTGEKPNRSPQCGKSFNQDGSLKVHKRVNTGKSPFTCQQCGNSFTHKRSLNRHMRDHTGEKAYACPQCGKSFNNHGNLIVHMRIHTNDKPYTCQQCGRSFIRKGHLNYHMKVHTGENLFTCKQCGKCVSHKSSLKRHMRVHIGESPFTCQQCGKSFRHKSSLKMHMRIHTGESFITCQRCGKSFRRKSSLNRHMKVHIGERAFACQQCGKSFTQKTGLNRHMNVHTGESHFTCQQCGISFTQKGSLNRHTRIHTGEKPYTCQECGESFARHGTLQIHMSVHTGEKPYTCLQCGKSFDRHGNLKIHMRLHNGEKPYTCSKCGKSFTQKTHLEFHMRIHSKENF